The sequence below is a genomic window from Acanthochromis polyacanthus isolate Apoly-LR-REF ecotype Palm Island chromosome 14, KAUST_Apoly_ChrSc, whole genome shotgun sequence.
GGTGAGCTAGAATTTGGACTTGGGTGTGCAGAGATCCCAGAATCTGAGTCGGGCAGATCTGGGGTTAAATTCTGTTTGCCTCGGTCAAAGGCATCTCCGGGCGAGAGACTGTAAAGGTCCATGGTTGTGTAGGGGGCCTTGTTTGAGACATCAGACATGGTGGTGTCGTCACTTTCTTCCATGCTATGCGGACCACCAGTCTCTTCCATCATTGTGTTGGGATAGAATATGTCACAGAAAGGTTCTGCACTGAAGTTAGCATTTAACTGAGGGGTTTTTGCTTTCATCTGGCGGAGATCCTCTGATGGAGCCATACTGGGAACGGAGCCatcaaatgtatttataaacTCTGCAGGAGCAACATTTAAACTGTTTGTATTCCCATCTGTGAGAGTGGTCATGGGGTAGAAGGAGTAGTTTGGATTCTGCACTTCAGGACTGTTTGGAAGAGGATAAGTTGTGGTCTCCAGTGTGTCCTCCATTTGCATGCTCAAGCAATGctagaaaaaagaaacagaaaaatatagaaCCATTAAAACTTATATAATCAACACAGAAATAGCAGGTCAATAACCAAACCTTGTTTTGTTGTGCAAAATACAAGAATGGGAATGAatgcatgtacagtatgtgttcCCATTTACACCTACAGAATTTCCAAAATCTGTGACATTATGCAAAAATACAATGAACCCACATGGCACACATTTAAAGTGGGATTACTATTATGGTTGCCATCAGACACCATTGCAACCGGGGATAAATGTGTTGAAATAAGTTTGACATGAAAAGATAAGAGCTTAAGCTTTAATCTTCACTAAAGAGGATAGTAACTCCTAGACCATTATGTCATACAGTTGTTCCATTTGACTGGTCTTTCACAAACAAATGGTGCTAGGGCTGGTTGTAGCACATGGTAGATTTTAGTGATTTCCAAGGCTAGTTAGATATCCAGTAGTTTAAACCTTCTGGGCTCGTGTTGTGGTAAGATTAAATGACTCATTTATCTCCGTTGAGCAGCTTTCAAGAACTGAACCCATATTTGATACAACTTTCACTTCTGAGTCTTATCAGCAGCTTGCCAGATCAAGTAGCGCAATACTATTTATGACTAGGATTAGAGTCCAGTCTGGGGACATAGTGGGAGGTCAAGGCAACGAGTGGCTGCACCCATCAGCTAATGCAAATATCAGGTGCAATGAAACCCAGCTGATAAAGCAGCTACTGAAAAAAAACTACTCTGCACAAATCTCCACCTTTCAGCCAGTAAGCAAAGGTTTCAAACCTGCCGCACCCTGTCTGCACAAGATGtgttctggttctgctggatGAAGCTAGTGGCAATTAATTATAAAAAATGCATCACACCTTCAACACCCACCTCTCTAATGCTTTAAAAGGTCTTAACAATGAAGGCTAATTGCTGCTGAATGATGTGCGTGCACCCATCTCATATATGAGACTCCACTCTCATAGGGCAAACAAAACAGTGTTTGTCCTCTAATGCCGGGTTCCTGCTATTCGTACATTCTTTGGGTATTTGTTCCACAACACAGACTGTGATGCCATTGAGGTGGTAGAATCCATGCATTGTACCTGCAGCTCAGGGAGGGACAAAAGCTCCATCCAGGCCTGCTCCAAGTCTGGAGACATCCTCTGGGGTGACGGCATATGACCCGGGGAGAGGGTGGCTGGCGATAAAGCTGGCTGCTCGGGGGACATTATCATGTTGCTGCTGATGGGTACTGAAACGGCAGGAGTGTCCAGGCAAACTGAAGCAGTCTGTAAGGAAaaaatacatgcatacatacataacAGTTCTATACAACTAAAAGTCGAGTTAAAGGTTGTTATTTGTGGCAACAATTTAGCCAATATTCTTACCTCAGTTTCCTCTACAGCCTCTAAAGTCTCTGCCAGTAGCTGCAGACATTCATCAAGTGACATTGCATCACCATTCTCCTCTGTGAAGCTCACATTCTGCAACAGAAATTGAAGTACTTGCTGTTAAATTTATCACCTAGCATCCTTTGTGGCACACCAACTTTAAAAACGGCACCTGATTTTTATAGTGCTTAGGTCTCTATAGAGTAGTTTCTGGAGCAGAGTACACCAATGCAAAACTACACAGCCACCTGTGTTTCTGTAATTACACAGGATGAGGTGGTTACCTAGCTACTACACAGCTGGAGCCTATCAAAAGAGGTGGGAGTGGTCCACCTCTGACATGACTAATGATGgcatgtgtgtgtacctgtgtaaCCCCGAGAGGTGTGACAGCCAACTGCAGAGGCGTGCTGGTTGGCGGACGAGGTATGTACTCTCCCGTCTCCTCGTCTAGCTGTAGCTGTGCCAGCAGGGCCTTCTCCTGCTCCCGGAGCAAATGCagtctcttctcctcctccagctcccgCTGCCTCTGCAGCTCATGCTCTTTCTGACGGTGGTTGTAGTCAAACACCTCACGCCTGGCACCAAGATCAATGTCCTGCTTCCAGAGTATGTCGATCATCTCCATGTCCTGAAAAGAGAACCGCAGATCCATTTAGAGAGTTGTGAGCAGCCATGCCGTCCTGCAGTGAGAATATGATCAACATTGGAACAAGGAAGAAAGTCCCTGCTGTGAAGCGTGGCTGTAGCACCTGCCACACCCTGTCCCTCAGTATCTGTGCACAGACAACAACACTGGCACAAATGTCAAGGGGGAGAAGGCGCATGAATAATGAATGCACTTCTCTTTTTCCCTTGTTGCCACCTCACACCAGCAGAAGCCACGTATCCTCATCTGATACTCAGTGGTCATTACCCATCCTATTACACtgaggtgtgaatgtgtatgtcaCATTCAAACCCCCAGTCAGGTAGTTTAATGAAATACTCCCTGCCCACTTCGAAATGATCATGTCGTTTTCAATTAGTTGACTCAAATCACACTTATATTTTGCAGCACTTTAACATCAGATCAATAAAAGGTGTGTAAAGTTTGCCTTCAAGAATACAGAATCATTATAGTTCAAGTGCCTCTTATATAACATAAGGACATCGTATCAGAAATACTATCAAAGTGATAAAATGCAATCAAAAGAAAATGGGAATTGTGTAGATCTGTTGCTGGGTAGAATTACAAACCTTATTTCCTTAATTTCACCCTTGTTTTGCCTTCAAGTAAATAACTACAGCTTTTATGAAGTGATCTAACTACAATACTACTCCATAATCTTGTCCTAAGTTTAGTATTTACACATTAGGCTGCTGACGACTCAGAACATTTGGCCCGGCTCACAAACAACCATGAGGTTATTTCAATACCATTTCCTGTAAATTTCCGCTCATAGGCCAGATgttatttgcctttttaaacAAGAATGTCTAAACATAAATCATGCTGCTATCTTCATGTCTCTTTTACCAGAATTTATTTACAGAAGGAAACTGTTTCACAAGGCCCTCGGATGTTGCATAAAGCCAAAATGGTGGTTCATAAGAAAACATCTGAGAAAACATGTGACTTGTTTCTTCCTCAGATTCGGGTATAAACATAACTTGTGAGCTAGGCTTTATAATCTTCACTTATACGGCCAGAAAAGACACAGCCTGGAAGAAGCCAAGAAGGAACTAAGAGAGAATGAAGTACAAAGCAGAACGATGCACAATAAAGAGGATGTGaaagtgttttcatgtttctctgtagagaaaaaaaaggtgcGTCATAAACCTTTATTAGCTAATAATAATGGCATACAGTCACCTAGAAATACTTTAGGAGATTGTTGACAAGGTTTTTTTAATACAACTATggcgtttcaaaataaaaacccaCTAACCCTTTCTGCCTCTGTGTTGCATCAGCAGCATGACCGCTAAAGGATTACACATTACTAAGGTTGCCTACTATAAATCAGACTCACCGACAGAGAGGTGAGCACACAACCAAAAATTACAGCTTCTGCAGGAATGAGGAAGTCCCTGAAATGCCTATGTGGGATGTCTGAACACACTACTTGAGGTCACTGATGTTTTCCaaactaaaaaaacacactCCTGTCACACCTTATAAGCTTGTGGGACAAGTCATACGAGTCTCTTCaaacgaaaaaaaaacaacaatcatttgtcacaaaaaaaggtCTGTTGTCCATACAATGGAAGCTCAGTCACCACTCTCACTGTCACAGATATGAAATGCTGTTATAAAATGCCACAGAATCAAAGTAACTCAGCAAATATCCTGCATATACTCTGTattaataaaaaacagacaGTGTACATGCGGATGAGATCATGTATGCGAATCGAAACACAACTGTCACAAGACACAGACTGGCACGAGAACAAGGAAACTGCCTCAGAAAACGACTTGGATTTCCCAGATCTCTCTACCAGACAATACTCAACGATACTAGACAGACTTCAGTTTGAAATGGAGCCAAAATGTGCTCAGCAAGAAAAATACatgttcaaaaacacagatatatTATTAACCAAAAGTCAGGCTAATAGCTAATGGATCCTGTGGCCACAAAGTGTGTGTGCTATTAGTGTGGGTTGTTCATTTACCTCTCTACAGCTAAACACAAGAGGCCTCACAATTCAGTGGACATCCACCCTTGACCGAGGATGATGAAACACAGCTGCACATGTTCCAAAACAGCACTCTAGGCCCTCATCAGTCAACTTCGTACTACCACTGACCCTCTCTTGTGACAGGTTTAATCTGGCACTAAAGATGTAAGGCCACCTCACATTAAAAGCTCAGTTCGTCATTTCATTCACTGTATATAAACATATGTGGGGACACAAGCCAAGGCTGCATTTCATTGGTTCCTTTACGTGATAAAATCaaccagaaaataaaattaccACGGTGGTCAGAGGCTTGACTGTATCAGATATGGGATCACATGCtgggaggaagggggaggaggagggacacAGTTACGAGAAGCAGCTCAAGAGCTTTTTTGTGTTTACCAAACTTGTGGGTATAAAACAAACAAGGcaattttattctgaaaatcgACCACATCATTATTATCATCCTGTGTATTTTCTCCGGTCGAGGAAAAGCGTCACAAGGGAATGACTTGCAGAACAGAGGGCAAACCTTAATATCTTTAGCGGTGGCGGAGCTACAACTCATTAACTACGCCATAAGTTGACTGTCACAACAAATTAGTCATTCAGTTTGGGGTAACAAACACGAAAAAGTTTATCTGAACTCTGTCTCCTTACAAAAAGGGAAGTTGACAACCCATGTCAGCCAGTCTGTCTGTCCCAGGGAGTACTTTTTTCTAAGTAGAAATACTCTATTTACCTGTTGACTGGAACGCATCACCTCCATTTCCATCATCATGGAGAGCTGTCCCGCCGGTATAAAAAAGACGTCTTATCACTGATAAATGTTTGTGTTATTCCTCGAATGGCTGATTAAAATGGCGAGCGGTCCGAAGCCAATATAGTCCGTCGCGGCAGCTGAGCTAAGGGAAATATTGCTTCCTCCAAATCTAATGAGCATCACGGCAGTGCTGGCCCTGCCCACGGGATCGTCCCCCTCACGGCGGCCATGAGGCTGGAGATAAGCGCCGCGTACGCATGCGCATGGGGGCGGTCTGGCTCGGCAGATAGTGCAATGTTACACCAGAGGAAAAATATTACACAACACGTTTCTGTGCTTTAAAGTTGAAAAAgttgttaaataaatacattacaacctgcattttgtgcataGGTCATTTCTAGCCTTTCATCAACCTGCTCTTACAAAAACTAAAagcaaaactaaaactaaagtaACTGTTTATATTTTAAGTCCGTCATCATGAGTTTATTTGGTgcatagcgccccctgctggtggTCAGTGTGGAGCTGGAGGCCCTGGGGCCCTAATGTCCCTTTAAGTCACACAATGGCAATGGGAGACCATCACAAAACTGTTAGGGGAAAAACGCTTTGACTGGAATGCaaataaaagtcctgcattcaaGGTTAGACTTTAAATGTCACCCCAGTGTCAGCTACACAATGGTCTTTAAGTACCTGCAGTAACAGTAATCACTGCACATACAGACTGAACACTGTCAATGTATACTGTTATATATTTAGAATCACTGTCACTCACTTTTGTATGATTTAACCCGAGCTAATTTTGGCTACTCCTGCCGTAACGTAGAAAAACATATCACGTTTAATTACTTTATTGTAAAGTTTGTATTGAAAACCCTAACAGATACAGCAACACATTCTTGGAAGTGTTACACAAATGTAAATTACAGTACAATAGTCCCTTTTACTTTATTATACAATTGCAAAATAAGATAAACTGGAAGCACGTAAGTAAAATCTGTCAAGGTAAGTACGTCAAAACTGTACTTGTATTTAGTTACCACCACTAGATTTGAtgcaatatttatgttttttttatccatcCATGTACTATGACTACTTTATCCTGTAGAGGGATGTGATTGGTGTTGGAACCGATCCAGTTTTGGTTGTTTATAATGCTGTTATAATGCTAACATTGTGAAATAATTACAATACATTAATGAATTTTATACATAAAGTTACTCCTAATACGACAGTGGCAACAATATTTACCTTTGCATTTTAGAATTAGCCCAAAATCTGCACATTATCTGAAGTTTCACGCTAAAAGTGTAATTCTGAAGTGTTTGTATTTGATGGTATTTTCTATGCCACTATATTTTCAAAGGAAATACTCTAGTTTGTACTTCATTTACTTGACACTGGTCAACCTAAGTTACTTTGCAGGTTAAaattttacagataaaacaGACAACACATTTACAAAATATGATGCAATGCTGTACAGTCCTGAAATGTTACTACATTCATTGTTCAAACTAAGGATCATTTTGAGCTCAtgtagttacattttttttctaatttatacTTCATCAAAAGGAAAACACACTTTCAACTCTACTGTATTTAACTGGCATTTGCAGTTGCCAGTTAGATGTTTTTGCATAAAACACATGATTTAAGCTGCTGAAATAGTGTTAATAAACACAGTTATAGATTTAACTACTCAACAGTGCAAAAAGTAATCAGTAATATTGGAAAAATGAAGTATTTGAATTCCCTTTGGCGCATAAtaagtacttttacttttgttACTTTACATAAATTTTGCTGATGGGACTTTTACTCGAGTATGGTTTTGTTTGTGAGActtaaagtaataaataaattcttCCATTACATCTTAAATTAATGTATAATGtctggacattttttccactacAGGCACTGTTCTACCCAGCAGTGAAATGCGGTTCCACACTGATGAACTGTAGCATTAAAATACTACTTAAACATTTATCTATCTGTTGATAATTCAGAAATATAACCTAGGATAATGCTCTAAATGAAAGTTATTTTCCATTGAGACTACTTTTGATGTAAGTAGTTTGTTGATATTACCACGTAGTTTAATGAAATTTGAATGTAAGTCTAATTATTTCAACTTTTACTCATTGAAATAATATTTCTTTCAAGACTAGTGGCCAAAGAAGAGATGTTAGCAGGCTGTgcctttattgtaaattatCAGTGACCTCGCGATAGTCGATCCAAGATTAATCAAGAAATTTGTCAAGAGCAATATAAAACGAAAAACCCTCACATGTAATTAAATTTGAACCATTCTGTCACATCGGCGTAAGTAAGAAGTCGGATCGAGATGTAATTAAGTGGCTTTTGAAATATGTCAGGGTAATAAGACGGACTTAGTCGTGGCTGTAGCACCTATCTGTGAAGAGGCTCACACTGAAGTGCAGCTCACTGTGCCACTGCGTGAAATTACACTAAAAAAGCCTATTTTCCCCCCTCTCGTGCGCGCTCATGAGCACGCGTTCACGTTTGGCAGCTCCACGTCGACATTCTTCCAGCTGCATATAGTGAACTGCACAGCACTGGGggaagaaaaggtaaaagcgGCGGTGGCCACCTTACGATTAGAGCGCTGCAAGTCCGCAGACGGACATCAACCGCAGAGAAAACAGACGTTTGCACTGTGAATCCAGCCGTGGCCTGCAATGTCCTCAACTCGCTTTCTGCTTTTGCATTTTATGATCCAGACCGTTTGCCCCTCGTGTTGGATTGCAGCTGGTCCCTTGCGTCTACCTACATCAGGTACAGTATGACTTGCAGAACTTACTTTGTCTTTATTCTACCACTAGTTAAGCAAATCATTGTCAAGATGATGGCTGAGACGTGACAGCACTTGCTTTGTTGCATTATTTTGCACTTGTGAAGTTGCTGTCAGTTTATTGCTGATGAAGTCTCCTAACTACCTTCAAACTGATAGAACTTAATACTCCTGGAGCTCAGCTGGCCTCATGCACTTTCCTCATTGCTGTCATATCTGCCTACATAGTTTAGTGAATAACTCATTCTCCCGGGCTTGTTCAATCTAGAAAGTTGTAAAAGCTCAACAGGTAGCAGTTAATGACACGGTGGTAGAGGAGTGAAATAATCCTAAAAGGAACATAGCACCAAAAACTGTAAGCTTTAAATATATCTGCCAATATAGAGAAAGGTTAACTTTGCAATCATCCAGATGGTGAAGCTTGAAGCGGTAAGTAAATACACTTAAGGATCATTTTAAGGGGGAGGGTGTACGACAGGATTAACTATTGCACATGCCTGAAAATATTTAGCCATTCAATCATTTCTATAGAGCTCACAATGTGTAAAAAGACTCCACCTGGTCTGCTTTACCTGTGTGACTCTAGGGAGGACCCACCACACAGCAAGGCTTTCTGTAGGCCCTCAAGCGTTCAGGTCTTAGCTACATCCTGCTTTCCAGTCTTCGTCAGCTATTTTCTCTGGGATATTTCTAGATTTTGCATTGAAGTCAATGCTGTAAGAAAAGAGGAGATAATACAACATGGCTGTCCCATTTTCCCTTGCTTTTTGTGCTTGGCTGCAGGTTAAAGGAGCACCCAGTCATGAGGAGGATAAGGTTCCACACAAGGACAAACCTATGAGGTGGCACTGTGGCTTTCCAAATAAAGTTCTGTGATACACTTAGACTCTGATTGCCTGCAGTCAGTGCATTACAGAACTTTGTTTTGGGAGTTAAAACTTTAACCTGTGCGAAATAAATCCTCAAACATCTGGACTTTTTGCTTTATAGCATGATGTGATGTGTCTGCAGACATGAACTGTTTTCTCAAATAAAGCCTCTCTGTACTTTAAGCATTTCTCACagtctctgtcttttttctgctgaaaatttTAATGTGATTGATTTGtatttgttcattcatttatttatgcacGGCAATTTTGTGTAAATCATTACTGAAATAGCAGCGCTGTGTACCATATGGAAACACTAGTCATGCTGGTCAGGTGACTGAATGGAGGTGAAGCAGAAAGGTAAACAGCGCTGTCACAGCTTCGAGTTTACAATGACATTAAAAGGCCTAAACATGAGGATTACTGACTTTGTAATAATGCTCCAGTAATAAAGACAGATAAATCTTGAGTTATTCTACACGAtactattaaaaaaacattagccTCAGCTAATAATGTGGATTTAGCTTACCAGAGTTATTATAGCACAATAATTCAAAACAGTGAAGATAATTCCAACATCTGACTTTTAGCTCAAATGCTTAATCAATTGCATGTTTCCACTGTTTGTCCACTTTCCACTTCTCTACGTCATTCTAGGCCAAGTCAAGATTGGTGTTAATTTCCATTGGATAATTTTCCCCATGTGTAATTTTCACTTGGGAAACTTGTTAAACTGTTAAATATTCCATGCAGTAAAA
It includes:
- the nfe2l2a gene encoding nuclear factor erythroid 2-related factor 2a; translation: MMMEMEVMRSSQQDMEMIDILWKQDIDLGARREVFDYNHRQKEHELQRQRELEEEKRLHLLREQEKALLAQLQLDEETGEYIPRPPTSTPLQLAVTPLGVTQNVSFTEENGDAMSLDECLQLLAETLEAVEETETASVCLDTPAVSVPISSNMIMSPEQPALSPATLSPGHMPSPQRMSPDLEQAWMELLSLPELQHCLSMQMEDTLETTTYPLPNSPEVQNPNYSFYPMTTLTDGNTNSLNVAPAEFINTFDGSVPSMAPSEDLRQMKAKTPQLNANFSAEPFCDIFYPNTMMEETGGPHSMEESDDTTMSDVSNKAPYTTMDLYSLSPGDAFDRGKQNLTPDLPDSDSGISAHPSPNSSSPGKSLYGSGSYGSSDSEMEEMDHNPGSVESDYSEMFSLNFHPDDLEQAGSISTLTGQPHQQEKKPKHIKVDPAEESGHNNAPFTKDKQKKRSDVRLSRDEQRAKALKIPFTVDMIINLPVDDFTEMMSKHQLNEAQLALVRDIRRRGKNKVAAQNCRKRKMENIVGLEGDLDSLKEEKARLQSEKSKNITDLKEMKRQLNSLYLEVFGMLRDEKGNSYSPSDYSLQQSTDGSIFLVPRIKKTYNSKENHLSSL